In Anopheles bellator chromosome 2, idAnoBellAS_SP24_06.2, whole genome shotgun sequence, the genomic stretch AGCAATGAAGACTGTGGTGGCTGGGATTTTGTGATAAACTGTgcggccgaaacgaaaccagGACAAACTGGTCCTGTGTACGAGGAAGGCATACTGAAGCTGAGCATTAACTGTGCAACTGAGGCCCTGAAACATCAGGTCAAGCGCTATGTGGAACTAAGTACCGGAAGTATGTGTTCGGACGAAAAAATACCGCAAACTGAAAACTGTCCCATCGAACCATGGACTATGGTGGGCAAATATAAAGCAAAGGTGGAGCAGGAGCTCATGTCGATGGACAAGCTGCCGTACACCATTCTACGTATCCCAATTTGCTACGGTGTAGCCGATCGCAAAGGATTAAGTATGTACTACGGATAAGCTGGATTAAGTACGAAGAAACAATccctttcactgttttttgtctTCATCTTAGCCCCCcgaatcatcatcgccgggatTTATAAATATCTCGGGGAAACCATGAAACTTCTTTGGACCGGAACGATGAAAATGAACGTGGTGCACGTTGAAGACGTGTGCGGCAGCATCTGGAAGTTGTTGCAAACGGATGCCACCGTAcgagaaacaataaacgtCTGTGATGATAGCAATGCAACCCAGGCGATGATCAGTGAACTGCTTGCGGATATTTTCAGCATTAAGATCGATTTTTGGGGCGTCACGATGTCGAACGTGACCAAGCTCGATATGGCCGGTGCCATTGAGGAAATCAACGATCGTCATTTGGGGCCGTGGGCTGAGCTGTGCCAACGGGACGGGGTGCTAAATACTCCACTTACCCCCTACATGGATCAGGAGCTGTTGCACCACAAGCACGTGCATTTAAGCAACGAAAAACTGAAATC encodes the following:
- the LOC131212617 gene encoding uncharacterized protein LOC131212617, encoding MSKPNVLVLGGCGFIGRHLVHYLVTNDLAGRIRVVDKMPPLMAWLNRAHSEAFADERVEFISANLINSTSCDVAFGTRSIRSNEDCGGWDFVINCAAETKPGQTGPVYEEGILKLSINCATEALKHQVKRYVELSTGSMCSDEKIPQTENCPIEPWTMVGKYKAKVEQELMSMDKLPYTILRIPICYGVADRKGLTPRIIIAGIYKYLGETMKLLWTGTMKMNVVHVEDVCGSIWKLLQTDATVRETINVCDDSNATQAMISELLADIFSIKIDFWGVTMSNVTKLDMAGAIEEINDRHLGPWAELCQRDGVLNTPLTPYMDQELLHHKHVHLSNEKLKSFGYRLRRPQITREALEEIIQDFIAMNHFPRTLLY